A genomic segment from Microcella flavibacter encodes:
- a CDS encoding alpha/beta hydrolase — protein sequence MLAEATALLLASLTALTVAGPSSAPAVNRPAISAVSTAVATTGGSTAPSAAASSSATSAVGGLGTGIPTAIEPRGTALLDRLVSAASPRTAGSESSALNAAVTTPLDRAALRESMRTVLADPPAPRTVSNWWSALDGSEQLRAAIAAPELVGNLDGVPYAVRDQANRTVLRETIRDLELGLVGGTSRALQTRDDGQLQMLYSIADALGPAEANPQRQLITLDVEGAGKASIALGDLMTADYVSYLVPGMFISVGGNIVEWADTAARIYDEQVSWLALLDQSAATPEAVTALAPSSAATSPSAIAAAIRASDELALDEAIDDEGPTVATVAWIGYQTPHLLNVGSLDLAYEGRDAISSTLLGLDALRGADQPHVSLLAHSYGTTASMLALSETPARVDALAMIGSPGSPAETVDDLKVSGAVFVGEAAWDPISNSSFFGTDPGETAFGARVMSVAGSVDLITDKVLAGSTGHNEYFSPGTESMRNLALVGIGQADLVTDGTERDALRTLALARPGA from the coding sequence GTGCTCGCAGAGGCAACCGCTCTCCTGCTGGCCTCGCTCACCGCACTCACGGTGGCGGGGCCGTCCAGCGCGCCCGCTGTGAATCGCCCGGCCATCTCCGCCGTCTCCACCGCCGTTGCCACGACCGGGGGCAGCACGGCGCCGAGCGCCGCCGCGTCGAGCAGCGCGACCTCGGCCGTCGGCGGGCTCGGCACGGGCATCCCGACCGCGATCGAACCGCGCGGCACCGCCCTGCTCGACCGCCTCGTCAGCGCCGCATCCCCCCGCACGGCCGGCTCCGAGAGCAGCGCCCTCAACGCCGCCGTCACCACGCCGCTCGACCGGGCCGCGCTGCGCGAGTCGATGCGCACCGTGCTCGCCGACCCGCCCGCCCCGCGCACCGTCTCGAACTGGTGGAGCGCGCTCGACGGCAGCGAGCAGCTGCGCGCCGCCATCGCCGCCCCCGAGCTCGTCGGCAACCTCGACGGCGTTCCCTACGCGGTGCGCGACCAGGCCAACCGCACCGTGCTGCGCGAGACCATCCGCGACCTCGAACTCGGGCTCGTCGGCGGCACCTCGCGCGCGCTGCAGACCCGCGACGACGGCCAGCTGCAGATGCTCTACTCCATCGCCGACGCGCTCGGCCCGGCCGAGGCGAACCCGCAGCGGCAGCTCATCACGCTCGACGTCGAAGGCGCCGGCAAGGCCTCGATCGCGCTCGGCGACCTCATGACAGCCGACTACGTCAGCTACCTCGTGCCCGGCATGTTCATCTCCGTCGGCGGCAACATCGTCGAATGGGCCGACACGGCTGCGCGCATCTACGACGAGCAGGTGTCGTGGCTCGCCCTGCTCGACCAGTCGGCCGCTACGCCCGAAGCGGTCACCGCGCTCGCGCCGAGCTCGGCGGCGACCTCGCCCTCGGCCATCGCCGCGGCGATCCGCGCTTCCGACGAGCTCGCCCTCGACGAGGCCATCGACGACGAGGGTCCGACCGTCGCGACCGTCGCCTGGATCGGCTACCAGACCCCGCACCTGCTCAACGTCGGCAGCCTCGACCTCGCCTACGAGGGCCGCGACGCGATCTCCTCCACGCTGCTCGGCCTCGACGCCCTCCGGGGCGCCGACCAGCCGCACGTCTCGCTGCTCGCGCACTCCTACGGCACGACGGCCTCGATGCTCGCGCTCAGCGAGACGCCCGCCCGCGTCGACGCGCTCGCCATGATCGGCTCGCCCGGTTCCCCCGCCGAGACGGTCGACGACCTCAAGGTCAGCGGCGCGGTGTTCGTCGGCGAGGCCGCGTGGGATCCGATCAGCAACAGCAGCTTCTTCGGCACCGACCCCGGCGAGACCGCGTTCGGCGCCCGGGTCATGAGCGTCGCCGGCAGCGTCGACCTCATCACCGACAAGGTGCTCGCCGGGTCGACCGGGCACAACGAATACTTCAGCCCCGGCACCGAGTCGATGCGCAACCTCGCGCTCGTCGGCATCGGCCAGGCCGACCTCGTCACCGACGGCACCGAGCGCGATGCGCTCCGAACCCTCGCGCTCGCCCGCCCGGGAGCCTGA